A genomic window from Desulfobacterales bacterium includes:
- a CDS encoding RNB domain-containing ribonuclease, with amino-acid sequence MESGKIVEYIDRQSIVCAVVVEIKKNRLRLLTETNREVNMSESRLSHVGKTQLDLSLGRGNLVGTLKNISSHRKALMGQIEIRELWEILHTEQQWIDLMSMTEFCFPDHPADDHESAVVRAFFVNRTYFKFNFDSFFPHSEEQVCQIISRDREAERRNALIEEGGAWLKKISEDKKPALPEDKIPLVNILKSFYLFGKEDSDFTLAKAILQRAGFDDEERVFQLLVKLGVWDPHENIELLRQQVPTTFSDDMIRHAQQLTDAFSTQRFEDGRRDLTHLALMTIDGQSTLDFDDALSIEEINGGYALGVHIADVSHFIKKDDILDREALSRASSIYMPDLKIPMFPPSLAEGLLSLKAGMLRPAITVMINFNKSFEILDYDIFPSLVNIRHQLTYSDVDLVASENRPFYILQKIAGAFRLRRLAQGAIPITLPDINIGFGPDGKPTVTLSDRESPGRMLVAEIMIMANWLMARFLNDHQVPAIFRAQPEPREHLLGSQESSLFQNWMQRKVMSRFMLCTTSAPHSGLGMNAYVTATSPIRKYVDLVTQRQIRSVLGLEQPYTAEEIDTIIQLLEQPMMAVSRLQHTRSRYWLLKHLESRIGHKSLAIVLTKRRRSFAVLLTDYLLECDLPVSGGISLKPEDLVQVTIQQVNARKDAISIYLG; translated from the coding sequence ATGGAATCAGGCAAAATCGTCGAATATATAGACCGCCAGAGCATCGTCTGCGCGGTGGTGGTTGAAATCAAAAAAAATCGTCTGCGGCTGCTGACCGAAACCAACCGGGAAGTGAACATGTCAGAAAGCCGCCTGTCGCATGTCGGCAAGACCCAGCTGGATCTGTCCCTGGGCAGAGGCAATCTGGTCGGCACGCTGAAAAATATTTCCAGTCATCGCAAAGCCCTCATGGGCCAGATTGAAATCCGGGAATTATGGGAAATTCTGCATACCGAACAGCAGTGGATCGATCTGATGTCGATGACCGAATTCTGCTTCCCGGACCACCCTGCTGATGATCATGAATCTGCCGTTGTCAGGGCTTTTTTTGTAAACAGAACCTATTTCAAATTCAACTTCGACTCTTTTTTCCCCCATTCCGAGGAACAGGTCTGCCAGATCATTTCCCGCGACAGAGAAGCCGAACGCAGAAACGCCCTGATCGAAGAGGGCGGGGCATGGCTGAAAAAAATATCGGAGGATAAAAAACCGGCTTTACCGGAGGATAAAATCCCCCTCGTCAATATTCTGAAATCCTTTTATCTGTTTGGTAAAGAAGACAGTGATTTCACCCTTGCCAAAGCCATACTCCAGCGGGCAGGGTTTGACGATGAAGAAAGGGTGTTTCAACTTCTCGTCAAGCTGGGGGTGTGGGATCCGCATGAGAATATCGAGCTGCTCCGGCAGCAGGTACCCACAACGTTTTCAGATGATATGATCCGGCACGCTCAGCAACTGACAGATGCGTTCTCAACCCAGCGGTTCGAGGACGGTCGCAGGGATCTGACCCACCTGGCCCTGATGACCATTGATGGTCAATCCACTCTGGATTTTGATGATGCACTGAGCATCGAGGAAATAAACGGCGGTTATGCCCTCGGCGTCCATATCGCCGATGTCTCCCACTTCATTAAAAAAGATGATATCCTGGACCGGGAAGCCCTTTCGCGGGCAAGCTCGATTTACATGCCGGATTTGAAGATCCCCATGTTTCCGCCGTCGCTGGCGGAAGGACTCTTGAGTCTGAAAGCCGGGATGCTGCGTCCTGCCATCACGGTCATGATCAACTTCAACAAAAGTTTTGAAATTCTGGATTACGACATATTCCCCAGCCTCGTCAATATCCGGCATCAACTGACCTATTCCGATGTGGATCTGGTCGCCAGTGAAAACCGTCCGTTTTATATTCTGCAGAAAATAGCCGGCGCCTTCCGGCTGAGAAGACTGGCACAGGGAGCGATTCCCATCACGCTTCCGGATATCAATATCGGATTTGGCCCTGACGGAAAACCCACCGTTACCCTGTCCGACAGGGAAAGTCCGGGCAGAATGCTGGTGGCTGAAATCATGATTATGGCCAACTGGCTGATGGCCCGTTTTCTCAACGATCACCAGGTTCCGGCAATCTTCCGGGCCCAGCCTGAACCCAGGGAACACCTGCTGGGCAGCCAGGAGAGCAGTCTGTTTCAAAACTGGATGCAACGCAAAGTAATGAGCCGGTTCATGTTATGCACCACATCGGCACCTCATTCCGGTCTTGGTATGAACGCCTATGTCACGGCCACATCGCCGATCCGCAAATATGTCGACCTGGTCACGCAACGGCAGATACGGTCTGTCCTTGGCCTGGAGCAGCCCTATACGGCTGAGGAAATCGACACCATCATACAACTTCTGGAGCAGCCCATGATGGCGGTCTCACGGCTTCAGCATACCCGAAGCCGCTACTGGCTGTTGAAGCACCTTGAAAGCCGGATCGGGCATAAATCACTGGCGATTGTCCTGACGAAACGAAGGCGGTCTTTCGCTGTGCTGCTGACCGATTATTTGCTGGAATGCGACCTGCCGGTTTCTGGCGGAATCAGCCTCAAGCCTGAAGATCTGGTTCAAGTTACCATTCAGCAGGTTAACGCGCGTAAAGACGCGATCTCCATTTATCTGGGATAA
- a CDS encoding TVP38/TMEM64 family protein, translating to MAGTPLPSFSGKKAVLKALVFILFIITAISLVRLTSVTRYLTPEALGQFLDRAGLWAPVVFMLVYAAGVCLFLPGTLLTGLGAAIFGPYLGFVYVWMGAMAGAGGAFWIGRTLGRDFAASMIGDRLKKYDDAIERNGFATVLYLRLVYFPFTPMNFGMGLTRVRFRDYMFGTGLGIMVGTFVFTFFIGTLKDVWVSGNWADLLSLKVFFSLGLFAFSFFIPTIIKTIKGEAGGR from the coding sequence GTGGCCGGGACGCCGTTGCCTTCATTCTCCGGGAAAAAAGCTGTTCTCAAGGCCCTGGTTTTTATTCTGTTTATCATCACTGCCATTTCTCTGGTCCGATTGACTTCGGTCACCCGGTACCTGACCCCCGAGGCCCTCGGACAATTTCTGGACAGAGCCGGGTTGTGGGCGCCGGTGGTGTTTATGCTGGTGTACGCTGCCGGCGTGTGCCTGTTTTTGCCCGGAACCCTGCTGACTGGTCTGGGCGCTGCCATTTTCGGTCCGTACCTGGGGTTTGTGTATGTATGGATGGGGGCCATGGCCGGCGCCGGTGGCGCATTCTGGATCGGACGGACCCTGGGCAGGGACTTTGCGGCATCAATGATCGGGGACCGGTTGAAAAAATATGATGACGCCATTGAACGAAACGGCTTTGCCACGGTGCTGTATCTGCGGCTGGTCTATTTTCCGTTTACGCCCATGAATTTCGGGATGGGGCTGACCAGGGTACGCTTCAGGGATTACATGTTCGGCACCGGTCTGGGTATTATGGTGGGAACCTTCGTTTTCACCTTTTTCATCGGTACCCTGAAAGATGTCTGGGTCTCCGGTAACTGGGCGGACCTGCTCTCCTTGAAAGTGTTTTTTTCGCTGGGCCTGTTCGCTTTTTCTTTTTTTATCCCCACAATTATCAAAACGATCAAGGGAGAAGCTGGTGGCCGATAG
- a CDS encoding bifunctional transaldolase/phosoglucose isomerase yields MTKLNELAALGQSVWVDYIRRSFITSGELTSLIDQGLCGLTSNPAIFEKAIAGSADYDEDIRELARTPKKAEEIYEILALKDIKMAADLFLPVFEKTGGMDGYVSIEVSPALAFDTVKTVSEARRLFSMLHRPNIMIKVPATAEGIAAITHLIGSGVNVNVTLLFSVNNYKAVADAYMKGLEMLAAEGPTVSGGRRVDQVASVASFFVSRVDTAVDMELEAVGNKDLQGKIAIANARVAYAEFRALFSGPRWDHLRQKGARVQRLLWGSTGTKNPLYPDTLYVDELIGPDTVNTIAPATLFNFLDHGSVSETLIRGRDDARRQLKQLEQLGIDLDAVTGRLQKEGVELFARPFNAMIDSIREKHRRLRKGEKSYMAWLGKDQIAVDQALSAIRDTFLVNRIWTRDATVWKGNPDAIKNRLGWLNRPAVMPSAISGITRFVREVLDDGFTHVLLLGMGGSSLASGMFRAIFGVKKGFLDLVVLDSTDPGAVLASEHRIDPDKTLFIVSSKSGGTVETLSLMNYFYTRLAESVGEKAAGKQFVAITDPGSGLEKSAAELHFRKIFLNDPNIGGRYSALSLSGLVPAALIGMDLDRLLDRAATMAGNCEGCNCPVGGDNMGAWMGAVMGTLAGSGRDKLTLIFSPSIMPFGDWVEHLIAESSGKEGKGILPVNREAVAPADTYSRDRWFVYMRMDKDAGFDPEVKELVRFGHPVIQLNLKDIYDIGGEIFRWEMAIAVAGSLLGINPFNQPNAESARVLTRQMVDDYKAKGKLPEISLTVQENSVRVYADVWAETLSEAVDRFMFGSDAGKDDIAGRSYIAIQAFFTPTPEIDWALQDFRTRLQLKYRMATTVGYGPRFLHTTGQLHKGDGGHGMFIQLTSDMPDDLPVPDTPGKTYSLISFGMLKMAQALGDRQALLDAGRRVIRFHLGKDVVNGLKALEKAMG; encoded by the coding sequence ATGACAAAACTGAATGAACTGGCAGCGTTGGGACAGTCGGTATGGGTGGATTATATCCGCCGGTCCTTTATCACTTCAGGAGAATTGACGTCTCTGATCGATCAGGGGCTTTGCGGGCTGACGTCCAATCCGGCCATTTTTGAAAAAGCCATTGCCGGCAGTGCCGACTATGATGAGGATATCCGGGAACTGGCCCGAACCCCGAAAAAGGCCGAAGAAATTTATGAAATTCTGGCGTTGAAGGATATTAAAATGGCGGCAGACCTTTTCCTGCCGGTATTCGAAAAAACCGGTGGCATGGACGGGTATGTCAGTATCGAGGTCAGCCCGGCGCTGGCCTTTGATACTGTCAAAACAGTTTCGGAAGCCAGGCGGCTGTTTTCAATGCTGCACCGGCCCAATATCATGATCAAGGTGCCGGCAACTGCGGAGGGCATTGCTGCGATCACCCATCTGATCGGATCGGGCGTCAATGTCAATGTGACGCTGCTCTTCAGCGTGAATAATTACAAAGCCGTGGCGGATGCCTACATGAAAGGGCTGGAGATGCTGGCGGCAGAAGGCCCCACGGTATCCGGCGGCCGACGGGTCGATCAGGTGGCGTCGGTGGCCTCATTTTTTGTCAGCCGGGTGGATACGGCCGTGGATATGGAGCTGGAAGCGGTCGGGAATAAGGACCTGCAGGGCAAAATCGCCATTGCCAATGCCAGGGTGGCCTATGCGGAATTCAGGGCGCTTTTCAGCGGTCCGCGGTGGGATCACCTCCGGCAGAAAGGGGCCCGGGTGCAGCGACTGCTGTGGGGAAGTACCGGTACCAAAAATCCGTTGTATCCGGATACGCTTTATGTGGACGAACTGATCGGACCGGATACGGTCAATACCATCGCCCCGGCCACACTCTTTAATTTTCTGGATCATGGCTCCGTATCTGAAACGCTCATCCGGGGGAGGGATGACGCGCGCAGGCAACTGAAACAGCTTGAACAGCTGGGCATCGATCTGGATGCCGTTACCGGCCGGCTTCAGAAAGAAGGGGTTGAGCTGTTTGCCAGACCCTTCAATGCCATGATCGACAGTATCCGGGAAAAACATCGGAGGTTGCGCAAGGGTGAAAAATCATACATGGCATGGCTGGGCAAGGATCAGATCGCGGTGGATCAGGCCCTGTCAGCCATCCGCGACACCTTTCTCGTCAATCGGATCTGGACCCGTGATGCCACGGTGTGGAAAGGAAATCCCGATGCCATCAAAAACCGTCTGGGGTGGCTGAACCGCCCGGCCGTTATGCCATCAGCCATTTCCGGCATTACCCGGTTTGTCCGCGAGGTCCTGGACGATGGTTTTACGCATGTCCTGCTGCTGGGCATGGGGGGCTCCAGCCTTGCGTCCGGGATGTTTCGGGCCATTTTCGGGGTAAAAAAGGGATTTCTGGATCTGGTGGTGCTCGATTCAACCGATCCAGGCGCTGTTCTGGCCAGTGAACACAGAATCGATCCGGATAAAACCCTGTTTATCGTATCGAGCAAATCCGGTGGCACTGTCGAGACCCTCTCCCTTATGAACTATTTTTATACCCGGCTTGCCGAGAGCGTCGGCGAGAAGGCCGCAGGGAAGCAGTTTGTGGCCATCACGGACCCGGGAAGCGGACTGGAAAAATCGGCAGCCGAACTGCATTTTCGAAAGATTTTCCTGAACGATCCCAATATCGGCGGCCGGTACTCGGCGCTGTCTTTGTCCGGCCTGGTGCCGGCAGCGTTGATCGGGATGGATTTGGACCGCCTGCTGGATCGCGCGGCTACCATGGCCGGTAACTGCGAGGGGTGCAACTGTCCGGTCGGCGGAGACAATATGGGCGCATGGATGGGAGCCGTCATGGGGACCCTGGCCGGTTCGGGACGGGATAAACTGACCCTGATCTTCTCGCCGTCCATCATGCCCTTCGGTGACTGGGTGGAGCATCTGATTGCCGAAAGCAGCGGCAAGGAGGGCAAAGGGATTCTGCCGGTCAACCGGGAAGCGGTCGCGCCTGCAGATACCTACAGCCGTGACCGGTGGTTTGTGTATATGCGGATGGACAAGGACGCCGGGTTTGACCCGGAAGTAAAGGAACTGGTCCGCTTCGGACATCCGGTTATTCAGCTGAATCTGAAAGATATCTATGATATCGGTGGGGAAATCTTCCGATGGGAAATGGCGATTGCCGTGGCGGGCAGCCTTTTGGGAATCAATCCGTTTAATCAGCCGAATGCGGAATCGGCCAGGGTGCTGACCCGGCAGATGGTCGACGATTATAAGGCGAAAGGCAAGCTGCCTGAAATTTCACTGACGGTTCAGGAAAACAGCGTTCGGGTGTATGCCGATGTATGGGCGGAGACCCTGTCCGAGGCTGTTGACCGGTTCATGTTCGGGTCAGATGCCGGCAAGGATGATATCGCCGGGCGAAGCTATATCGCCATCCAGGCTTTTTTCACGCCGACACCGGAAATCGATTGGGCCCTGCAGGACTTTCGCACACGGCTTCAGCTCAAATACCGCATGGCCACCACGGTCGGTTACGGGCCCCGGTTTCTGCATACCACCGGCCAGCTGCACAAAGGAGATGGGGGCCACGGCATGTTTATTCAGCTCACATCGGACATGCCCGATGACCTCCCGGTGCCGGATACGCCCGGCAAAACGTACTCTTTGATCAGCTTCGGGATGCTCAAGATGGCCCAGGCGCTTGGTGATCGGCAGGCCCTGCTCGATGCCGGCCGCCGCGTGATCCGGTTTCATCTCGGAAAAGATGTCGTCAACGGGCTGAAGGCTCTTGAGAAAGCCATGGGCTGA
- a CDS encoding TetR/AcrR family transcriptional regulator produces MGIQERKEREKDRRRQQIIVAAKRVFSEKGFSKATMEDIAHEAELSPGTLYLYFKNKEELYASLSLRILQYLIINLEHVHDGKDQDPGEKLDALIKAMSDVYDFDPLIIVNMFHLQSSETLKNLSPRFLKEVKDLSSQAIGAIASIFREGTQKGIFIDKHPTALADIFWSMFSGVVLWEASKTVINENKDFLKSTLEIAFEIFKQGVIRR; encoded by the coding sequence ATGGGAATTCAGGAACGAAAGGAAAGAGAAAAGGACAGACGGCGGCAGCAGATTATTGTGGCGGCCAAGCGGGTTTTTTCGGAAAAGGGATTCAGCAAAGCCACCATGGAGGATATCGCCCATGAAGCGGAGTTAAGCCCCGGAACGCTGTATCTTTATTTCAAAAACAAAGAGGAGCTTTATGCCTCCTTATCCCTGAGAATTCTCCAGTACCTGATTATCAATCTGGAACATGTTCATGACGGGAAAGACCAGGACCCCGGGGAAAAACTCGATGCCCTCATCAAGGCCATGTCTGACGTTTACGATTTTGATCCCCTGATTATCGTCAACATGTTCCATCTGCAATCCAGCGAAACCCTGAAAAATCTTTCTCCACGTTTTTTAAAAGAGGTCAAAGACCTTTCCAGCCAGGCCATTGGAGCCATCGCCAGTATTTTCAGAGAAGGAACGCAAAAAGGAATTTTTATTGACAAGCATCCGACCGCACTGGCGGATATATTCTGGTCGATGTTCTCAGGCGTTGTGCTCTGGGAAGCCAGCAAGACGGTTATCAATGAAAACAAAGACTTTTTAAAATCAACCCTTGAAATTGCATTTGAAATATTCAAACAGGGAGTGATCCGGCGTTAA
- a CDS encoding radical SAM protein — translation MSWKISPKVADILKQGADFEGIDRTQATILMNLALHSKETYALMETANRMSRQQFKGKAENHLHIGINITPCPFNCRFCSLTEAAGIFTETIEFEEEQLLEWVRDAERCGADALNIMTTGTYSFERLLEIGRLLSAETAIPLVANTRDIDHREAEQLLAAGFVGAYHAVRLGEGRDTPFKVTQRIKTICAIKDVGLKWMNCIEPVGPEHAIGEIVGLMLLARTWQATYSGVMRRINFAGSPMARFGMISELEMAKMVAVSRLVMGDVCRAHCTQEPHSASLLAGANLFFPEVGSNPRDSEADTSRGRGQSVFDCRQIFMEMGWNPDQPSNCFESEPPVYLQSKVL, via the coding sequence ATGAGTTGGAAGATCTCACCAAAGGTGGCAGATATTCTTAAACAGGGGGCAGATTTTGAAGGAATTGACCGGACGCAGGCAACCATTCTGATGAATCTGGCGCTGCATTCAAAAGAGACCTATGCATTGATGGAAACCGCAAACCGGATGTCCCGGCAGCAATTCAAGGGGAAGGCTGAAAACCATCTTCATATCGGCATCAATATAACCCCCTGTCCGTTTAACTGCCGGTTCTGTTCGTTGACGGAGGCAGCCGGGATTTTTACCGAAACCATCGAATTTGAAGAAGAACAGCTTCTTGAATGGGTCAGGGACGCGGAACGCTGCGGGGCCGATGCCCTGAATATCATGACCACCGGGACCTATTCGTTTGAGCGTCTTCTGGAAATCGGCCGGCTGCTTTCGGCAGAAACGGCGATCCCGCTGGTCGCCAACACGCGGGATATCGATCACCGGGAAGCCGAACAGCTGCTGGCGGCCGGATTTGTCGGCGCGTATCATGCGGTCCGGCTGGGTGAAGGCAGAGATACGCCGTTTAAGGTCACCCAGCGGATCAAGACCATTTGTGCAATAAAGGATGTCGGCCTCAAATGGATGAACTGCATCGAACCGGTTGGCCCCGAGCATGCCATCGGGGAGATCGTCGGGCTGATGCTGCTGGCACGGACCTGGCAGGCCACCTACAGCGGCGTGATGCGCCGTATTAATTTTGCCGGATCACCCATGGCCCGTTTCGGGATGATCAGCGAACTGGAAATGGCAAAAATGGTAGCGGTCAGCCGGCTGGTAATGGGCGATGTCTGTCGAGCCCATTGCACGCAGGAGCCTCACAGCGCGTCACTGCTTGCCGGGGCCAATCTGTTTTTCCCTGAAGTGGGCTCAAACCCCAGGGACAGTGAAGCCGACACCTCCAGGGGAAGAGGTCAATCGGTTTTCGACTGCAGACAGATTTTCATGGAAATGGGGTGGAATCCCGATCAGCCGTCAAACTGTTTTGAATCAGAACCACCGGTCTACCTGCAAAGCAAGGTGTTATGA
- the pgl gene encoding 6-phosphogluconolactonase: MFSKASMIIEKNPDAMAYAAARIFINAAEANIKDHGRFNVALSGGSTPRRMHVLLSEKPFGPAVQWKKIHIFWGDERCVPLDDPASNCGAARNDFLDRVPIPEANIHPMSADMDPAAAALFYQKALEKHLPRDADGFPVFDLIFLGIGIDGHIASLFPEDAALDETERWVVAARGGAPDVMRLTLTFPVLNRAKQIAFMISGKKKAKLVRTLFEEEGLLFPAQRIQPIRGKLLWILDAEAASRLTSVLSHDAF, translated from the coding sequence ATGTTTTCAAAAGCCTCCATGATCATAGAAAAAAATCCTGACGCCATGGCCTATGCCGCTGCCAGGATATTTATCAATGCTGCCGAAGCCAATATCAAAGACCATGGCCGGTTTAATGTGGCGCTGTCTGGCGGGTCGACCCCCCGCAGGATGCATGTCCTTTTGTCCGAAAAGCCGTTCGGCCCGGCAGTGCAATGGAAGAAGATTCATATCTTCTGGGGCGATGAGCGATGTGTACCTTTGGATGATCCGGCCAGTAACTGCGGAGCGGCCCGAAACGATTTTCTGGACCGGGTTCCGATTCCGGAAGCTAACATTCATCCCATGTCCGCGGATATGGACCCGGCGGCGGCAGCCCTGTTTTATCAGAAAGCGCTTGAGAAACATTTGCCCAGGGATGCCGATGGATTTCCCGTTTTTGATCTGATTTTTCTCGGGATCGGGATCGATGGCCATATTGCCTCGCTGTTTCCGGAAGATGCGGCCCTGGATGAAACCGAGCGGTGGGTGGTTGCCGCCAGGGGTGGCGCGCCGGATGTGATGCGTTTAACGTTGACCTTTCCGGTGTTAAACCGTGCAAAACAGATTGCCTTTATGATCTCCGGAAAAAAGAAGGCAAAACTGGTTCGGACCCTGTTTGAAGAAGAAGGCCTCTTGTTCCCCGCGCAGAGAATTCAGCCCATCCGGGGAAAACTTCTGTGGATTCTGGATGCGGAAGCCGCATCACGGCTTACATCCGTGCTTTCTCATGATGCGTTTTGA
- a CDS encoding NAD(P)H-dependent oxidoreductase → MSRLLYIQASPRGERSYSLAVANAFVGAYRNFHPESEIVKINVFEKDLPLFDGLAVKARYTILHGLDHTPQERGAWKAVEAVIDEFKSADKYVMAVPMWNFLIPYRLKHYLDVLIQPTYTFSFSPEAGYRGLVTGKPIFLACARGGEYPPGSRSEAYDVQSRYLKMIFEFIGFTDIRTLVIEPTLAGGADMAGTIREQAIARAREMAAQF, encoded by the coding sequence ATGAGCAGACTGCTTTATATTCAGGCATCGCCGAGGGGGGAGAGATCCTATTCGCTGGCGGTGGCCAACGCGTTTGTCGGTGCTTACAGGAATTTTCATCCTGAAAGCGAAATTGTGAAGATCAATGTTTTTGAAAAAGATCTGCCCTTATTTGACGGACTGGCTGTCAAGGCAAGGTACACGATTTTGCACGGACTTGACCACACGCCGCAAGAGCGGGGCGCGTGGAAGGCCGTCGAAGCCGTTATCGATGAATTCAAATCCGCCGATAAGTATGTCATGGCAGTTCCCATGTGGAATTTTTTGATTCCGTATCGTCTCAAACACTATCTGGACGTATTGATTCAGCCGACCTATACGTTCAGTTTTTCCCCGGAAGCGGGCTACCGGGGGCTGGTTACCGGAAAGCCAATCTTTCTCGCATGCGCCCGGGGGGGAGAGTATCCGCCGGGCAGCCGCAGTGAAGCATATGATGTTCAGAGCCGGTACCTGAAGATGATTTTCGAGTTCATCGGATTTACCGATATTCGTACACTGGTGATTGAGCCCACGCTGGCCGGCGGTGCCGATATGGCCGGAACCATACGGGAGCAGGCCATTGCCAGGGCCAGAGAAATGGCCGCGCAGTTTTGA
- the rpiA gene encoding ribose-5-phosphate isomerase RpiA produces the protein MRDNADPQGQLKQQAAQYAVEFVRSGMIIGLGSGSTVRFALELIGHRITAGRLTDVLGIASSMQTGQLAESFGIPLTDLDWHPRIDMVLDGADEVDPHLNLIKGGGGALLREKILAQASRRNVIIVDETKLSLQLGTHCRLPVEVIPFALKPESEFIESELGAQVTIRKTADDKRVLTDQGNVILDCRFGSISRPDKLASMLDQRAGIVGHGLFLNLASEVIVGGVNGPGHLKR, from the coding sequence ATGCGTGATAATGCTGATCCTCAGGGACAGCTTAAACAACAGGCCGCTCAGTATGCGGTGGAATTTGTCCGGTCCGGGATGATTATCGGTCTTGGAAGCGGCTCTACGGTACGATTCGCTCTCGAACTGATTGGCCATCGGATCACGGCCGGCCGGCTGACTGATGTGCTGGGCATTGCCAGTTCAATGCAGACCGGGCAGCTTGCCGAATCGTTCGGGATTCCGTTGACGGATCTGGATTGGCATCCCCGCATCGACATGGTTCTTGACGGCGCCGATGAGGTGGACCCCCACCTGAATCTGATCAAAGGCGGTGGCGGGGCGCTGCTCCGTGAGAAGATTCTGGCGCAGGCCAGCCGGAGAAATGTCATTATCGTTGATGAAACCAAGCTGTCGCTGCAGCTGGGGACCCATTGCCGGCTGCCTGTTGAAGTGATTCCGTTCGCCCTGAAGCCCGAGTCCGAATTTATAGAAAGCGAATTGGGGGCCCAGGTTACCATCAGAAAAACGGCAGATGACAAAAGGGTGCTCACGGATCAGGGCAATGTTATCCTGGACTGCCGGTTCGGCTCCATTTCTCGTCCTGACAAGCTGGCATCCATGCTGGATCAACGGGCGGGTATTGTCGGGCACGGCCTGTTTCTGAATCTGGCCTCCGAAGTGATTGTCGGAGGTGTGAACGGCCCCGGACATCTCAAGCGGTAA
- the glk gene encoding glucokinase: MVGNPFPMVLACDIGGTKTVIGVFEKKDGRLRVNAIETWPSREASGLEAIIRRFMEQHPLPLSAVCMGIAGPVKDGQCKTTNLPWVVSEQSIKDRFGWSRVRLINDLAATALAVPRLEDREVVLLKGKRWAMPGNIGIVAPGTGLGMALLIHDNGRYVPVASEGGHVDFSPRDERQAGLSKYLQQRFGHVSLERVVSGPGLVNIFSWLTDTGRYHAPEWLLRQLETMDPARAITEAARDRQEPLCMETLDVFVSVFGAAAGNLALTGTTTRGLYLGGGIPPKVLFKLRDRVFMDAFTDKGRFKDYLDQIPVGVILNERAALIGAAWAALDMIGEGCESKNSRES, encoded by the coding sequence ATGGTGGGAAACCCATTCCCCATGGTGCTGGCATGTGATATCGGCGGAACGAAAACGGTGATCGGCGTGTTTGAAAAAAAAGACGGTCGTCTCCGGGTAAATGCCATAGAAACATGGCCTTCCCGTGAGGCATCCGGCCTGGAAGCTATTATCCGCCGGTTCATGGAACAGCACCCGCTGCCGCTATCGGCGGTCTGCATGGGCATTGCCGGACCGGTGAAGGATGGGCAGTGTAAAACCACGAATCTGCCGTGGGTGGTGTCCGAGCAATCCATAAAAGACCGGTTCGGATGGAGCCGTGTCCGCCTGATCAATGATCTGGCCGCCACCGCGCTGGCCGTGCCCCGGCTTGAAGACCGGGAAGTCGTTCTGCTGAAAGGAAAAAGATGGGCGATGCCGGGCAATATCGGGATCGTTGCACCCGGAACAGGGCTGGGTATGGCGCTTCTGATCCATGACAATGGCCGGTACGTCCCGGTTGCTTCCGAAGGCGGGCATGTTGATTTTTCTCCCCGGGATGAAAGGCAGGCCGGGTTGAGCAAATACCTTCAACAACGGTTTGGGCATGTCAGTCTGGAGCGGGTGGTATCAGGCCCCGGTCTGGTCAATATTTTTTCATGGCTGACGGATACGGGGCGCTATCATGCGCCGGAATGGCTTTTGCGGCAGCTTGAGACGATGGATCCGGCCCGGGCGATCACGGAGGCGGCAAGAGATCGTCAGGAACCCCTGTGCATGGAGACACTGGATGTATTTGTTTCCGTATTCGGCGCGGCAGCGGGAAATCTGGCTCTGACCGGCACCACAACCCGGGGACTCTATCTTGGAGGGGGGATTCCTCCCAAGGTATTGTTTAAATTGAGAGACCGTGTCTTTATGGATGCCTTTACTGACAAGGGCCGGTTCAAAGACTATCTTGATCAGATACCGGTGGGCGTTATCCTCAATGAAAGGGCTGCGTTGATTGGGGCGGCCTGGGCCGCGCTGGATATGATAGGGGAGGGGTGTGAGTCGAAAAACAGTCGTGAGTCGTGA